A single region of the Parasphingorhabdus litoris DSM 22379 genome encodes:
- the rplJ gene encoding 50S ribosomal protein L10 translates to MDRGQKTEAVTALNATFKEAGVVVVTRNLGLTVAESTELRGKMREAGAGFKVSKNRLAKRALEGTDYAPIADMLSGPVALATSDDPVAAAKIAVEFAKSNDKLEIVGGAMGDTLLDEAGVKSLASMPSLDELRGTIVGLLVAPQTKIARVVKEPAGALARVVGAYAAAGE, encoded by the coding sequence ATGGATCGTGGTCAAAAGACCGAAGCCGTTACTGCGCTAAACGCGACTTTCAAGGAAGCCGGGGTTGTTGTGGTTACACGCAATCTGGGTCTTACTGTGGCTGAGTCCACGGAACTCCGCGGAAAAATGCGTGAAGCTGGTGCAGGCTTCAAAGTCTCAAAAAACCGCCTTGCCAAACGCGCTCTGGAAGGAACCGACTATGCTCCGATAGCAGATATGCTGTCCGGCCCAGTCGCTCTTGCCACATCGGATGATCCGGTGGCGGCTGCGAAAATCGCAGTCGAATTTGCAAAGTCTAACGACAAGCTTGAAATCGTTGGCGGCGCAATGGGTGACACCCTTCTGGACGAAGCAGGCGTTAAGTCCCTGGCTTCCATGCCTTCTCTTGATGAACTTCGCGGTACGATTGTTGGTCTGCTTGTTGCGCCACAAACGAAAATCGCACGGGTTGTCAAGGAACCAGCAGGAGCCCTTGCACGCGTAGTCGGCGCTTATGCCGCTGCGGGTGAATAA
- the rplA gene encoding 50S ribosomal protein L1 codes for MAKLSKKAKAINEKVDREKLYSIDEAIKTLKDLASSSKFDETLDIAINLGVDPRHADQMVRGVISLPAGTGKDSRVAVFAKDAKADEAKEAGADVVGAEDLMETMQGGDLNFDRVIATPDMMGVVGRLGKVLGPKGLMPNPKLGTVTPNVAQAVKDAKGGQIEYRVEKAGIIHNGIGKASFKEADLRKNFDALVNAVVKAKPTGAKGKYVKKIGLSSTMGPGLKIDLSEIEGA; via the coding sequence ATGGCCAAACTCTCTAAAAAAGCAAAAGCGATCAACGAGAAAGTCGACCGCGAGAAACTGTACAGCATTGATGAAGCCATCAAGACGCTGAAAGACCTCGCTTCTTCTTCAAAATTTGATGAAACGCTGGACATCGCAATCAACCTTGGTGTCGATCCGCGTCACGCTGACCAGATGGTTCGCGGCGTGATTTCCCTTCCTGCCGGCACCGGTAAAGACAGCCGCGTTGCCGTTTTCGCCAAGGATGCAAAAGCAGACGAAGCGAAAGAAGCTGGCGCAGATGTTGTTGGTGCAGAAGATCTGATGGAAACCATGCAAGGTGGTGACCTGAACTTCGACCGTGTCATCGCAACCCCGGATATGATGGGCGTCGTTGGCCGTCTCGGTAAGGTTCTTGGTCCTAAAGGCTTGATGCCCAACCCGAAACTCGGCACGGTAACCCCGAACGTCGCGCAAGCGGTCAAGGACGCCAAGGGCGGCCAGATCGAATATCGCGTTGAAAAAGCGGGTATCATCCATAACGGCATCGGCAAAGCGAGCTTCAAGGAAGCAGATCTGCGCAAGAATTTCGATGCTCTGGTGAACGCGGTTGTCAAAGCCAAGCCAACCGGTGCGAAAGGCAAATATGTCAAGAAAATCGGTCTGAGCTCGACCATGGGTCCTGGCCTGAAAATCGATCTCAGCGAGATTGAAGGCGCTTAA
- a CDS encoding GFA family protein gives MTKALTGSCLCGGVSFAISGPPGPIGQCHCSKCRKVSGTNGNAVFHATYDNFSWESGEDLISTYFVPDGKGWHSVFCKICGSPLPLDGQKSKLFFVPAGLLDNDPGHRGYAAHIFVGSKADWEEIADEAPQFSEGLGSARVDKD, from the coding sequence ATGACCAAGGCGTTGACCGGAAGCTGTCTCTGTGGCGGCGTGTCTTTTGCGATCAGCGGGCCGCCCGGGCCGATTGGACAATGCCACTGTTCCAAATGTCGCAAAGTGTCGGGCACAAATGGCAATGCGGTCTTCCATGCAACCTACGATAATTTTTCCTGGGAGAGCGGTGAGGATCTGATTTCCACTTACTTCGTGCCCGATGGAAAAGGATGGCATTCGGTATTTTGCAAAATATGCGGCAGCCCGCTTCCACTGGATGGGCAGAAAAGTAAACTATTCTTCGTCCCGGCAGGTTTGCTCGATAACGATCCAGGCCATCGCGGCTATGCGGCGCATATTTTTGTCGGCTCCAAAGCGGACTGGGAAGAGATAGCTGATGAAGCGCCGCAATTTTCCGAAGGATTAGGTTCTGCCAGAGTCGATAAAGACTGA
- a CDS encoding GFA family protein, with translation MQNKTHEGSCLCGAVQISIAGELPQPDACHCSQCRKQSGHYFASTDIPESALTIEGEDNICWYPSSEKVRRGFCRICGSTLFWDPIHHDKIAVAMGLFDGATETSLWSHIFVADKGDYYNIEDGVLQKDQ, from the coding sequence ATGCAGAATAAGACACATGAAGGCTCTTGCCTCTGCGGTGCAGTGCAAATCTCTATCGCTGGCGAACTGCCCCAACCAGATGCCTGCCATTGTTCGCAATGTCGCAAACAATCAGGCCATTATTTCGCGTCCACCGATATACCGGAAAGCGCGCTGACGATTGAGGGTGAAGATAACATATGTTGGTACCCATCCTCCGAAAAAGTACGGCGCGGGTTTTGTCGAATATGCGGATCGACGCTATTTTGGGATCCGATCCATCATGACAAGATCGCGGTGGCGATGGGTTTATTTGACGGTGCCACGGAAACCAGTCTGTGGAGTCATATTTTCGTGGCCGATAAAGGTGATTATTACAATATTGAAGATGGCGTGTTGCAGAAGGATCAATAG
- a CDS encoding putative bifunctional diguanylate cyclase/phosphodiesterase, which produces MGETITLQRLLEMQRKVWNFKINADQETTELVAREQLKSFGQISRIGALIALPLTIYALVLLFTHANVGFIATACFYISISAFVSVRNFRRQAKLDIDTADWESILKDIRVESIISSIGFSCVLAIPVAFGQVPYSLDIAILAMGGLVVGGFVFGSVPRAQTYNLSITTICYAGAFIAADGLGGISTAILLVFFAICIDYIYRMFFFNFVQRHLHAAKQKDAAETVRLLLHDYAEQSSDWLWEVDADLLIVNPSARFATAVDMEIRDLRNLPLIDLFEDSTERNQLAQSLASGKAFRDIHVPIKIHGQECWWKLSGRRIKTADGESQHIRGVAADITSAKKAEARVAHLAHFDSLTDLPNRALFNQSLQRSIARMKNDQNLAVLYLDLDHFKAINDTLGHGAGDLVLKAVANRLEKNIGIEDVVARLGGDEFAVSLRNVDSREEVMRVAANIIEKLSEPVMVEGQPVTTGVSIGIALAPDCGKDGEELIKHADIALYHAKENGRGCASMFERSMHEAVQDRRNIEMDLRAALKRNELELYYQPLVNIDSNETIGYEALLRWNHSKKGMIMPDVFIPVAEDTGLIVPLGEWVVRSALHEVAKWPEHLSVAVNLSPTQMRSPNLVPTIINALAATGVAPHRLELEITESVLMNDNQSNVELLHKIRSLGVRIALDDFGTGYSSLNYLRSFPFDKIKIDRCFVDEVDSREDCRAIIRAVTGLASSLGMVTTAEGVERSDQLSQLKEEGCMQVQGYLFSKAVPAVHVEGRVADSATSEMKLTEIGEQTAAPKRIKVPKKIRRRKTG; this is translated from the coding sequence ATGGGAGAGACGATTACACTGCAGCGACTGCTGGAGATGCAGAGGAAGGTGTGGAATTTCAAGATCAACGCTGATCAAGAAACCACAGAACTCGTCGCACGTGAACAGCTCAAGTCTTTCGGACAGATATCGCGCATCGGTGCGTTGATAGCACTGCCGCTGACCATCTATGCCCTCGTTTTGCTGTTCACGCATGCCAATGTCGGCTTTATCGCAACGGCCTGTTTCTATATTTCTATTTCTGCTTTTGTCAGTGTTCGCAACTTCCGCAGGCAGGCCAAGCTTGATATTGACACCGCGGATTGGGAATCTATCCTGAAAGACATTCGTGTTGAAAGCATAATCAGCAGCATCGGTTTTTCCTGCGTTCTGGCAATCCCGGTTGCCTTTGGTCAGGTTCCCTATAGCCTTGACATAGCTATTCTTGCTATGGGTGGACTGGTTGTCGGCGGTTTTGTTTTTGGCAGTGTACCGCGCGCACAGACTTATAATCTTTCGATCACCACAATTTGCTATGCTGGCGCATTCATTGCTGCTGATGGCCTTGGCGGCATCAGCACCGCCATATTGCTGGTCTTTTTTGCGATCTGCATTGATTATATTTACCGGATGTTCTTCTTCAACTTCGTGCAACGCCACCTTCATGCTGCCAAGCAAAAGGATGCGGCCGAAACCGTCCGGCTTTTGCTGCACGACTATGCTGAACAAAGCTCGGATTGGTTGTGGGAAGTCGATGCTGATCTTTTGATCGTCAATCCGTCGGCGCGTTTTGCGACAGCAGTAGACATGGAAATCAGAGATTTACGCAATTTGCCGTTAATCGATCTGTTTGAAGATTCGACCGAGCGCAATCAGCTTGCCCAGTCTCTCGCTTCGGGTAAGGCGTTTCGTGATATTCATGTGCCGATCAAAATTCACGGCCAGGAATGTTGGTGGAAGCTTTCCGGTCGGCGGATCAAGACAGCTGATGGCGAGAGCCAGCATATACGCGGCGTGGCGGCTGACATTACCAGCGCGAAAAAAGCAGAGGCGCGGGTTGCGCATCTTGCTCATTTCGACAGTCTGACTGATCTTCCCAACCGCGCACTATTTAATCAGTCGCTGCAGCGTTCGATCGCACGGATGAAGAATGATCAGAACCTGGCCGTGCTCTATCTCGACCTTGATCATTTCAAGGCGATTAATGACACATTGGGGCATGGTGCGGGAGATCTGGTGCTGAAAGCAGTCGCCAATCGCCTGGAGAAAAATATCGGGATTGAAGACGTGGTCGCGCGTCTGGGCGGCGATGAATTTGCGGTATCGTTGCGTAATGTCGATTCGCGTGAAGAAGTCATGCGGGTTGCTGCCAATATTATCGAGAAGCTTTCAGAGCCGGTGATGGTCGAAGGGCAACCGGTTACCACTGGCGTTTCCATTGGTATCGCGCTGGCCCCGGATTGCGGCAAAGACGGCGAAGAACTGATCAAACATGCCGACATTGCTCTCTATCACGCCAAGGAAAATGGGCGAGGCTGCGCCTCAATGTTTGAACGATCCATGCATGAAGCCGTGCAGGACCGGCGCAATATAGAAATGGACTTGCGTGCGGCGTTGAAACGTAACGAGCTGGAGCTTTATTATCAGCCGCTCGTCAACATCGATTCCAATGAGACGATTGGATATGAAGCCCTGCTACGCTGGAATCACAGCAAAAAGGGCATGATTATGCCGGACGTGTTTATTCCGGTGGCAGAAGATACAGGCCTTATTGTTCCACTTGGTGAATGGGTTGTTCGGTCCGCCTTGCATGAAGTCGCGAAATGGCCAGAGCATCTCAGTGTTGCGGTCAACCTGTCACCGACACAGATGCGCAGTCCAAACCTGGTGCCAACGATCATTAACGCGCTGGCGGCAACGGGCGTTGCGCCGCATCGTCTGGAGTTGGAAATTACAGAATCTGTATTGATGAACGACAATCAGTCCAACGTCGAATTGCTGCACAAAATCCGTTCGCTGGGCGTGCGCATCGCACTGGATGATTTCGGTACTGGCTATAGTTCGCTTAACTATCTGCGCAGCTTCCCGTTTGACAAGATCAAGATTGACCGTTGTTTTGTTGACGAGGTCGACAGCCGAGAAGATTGCCGGGCAATTATTCGGGCCGTGACAGGATTGGCTTCCAGCTTGGGTATGGTCACAACTGCTGAAGGCGTTGAGCGTAGTGACCAGTTAAGCCAGCTCAAGGAAGAGGGCTGCATGCAAGTACAAGGATATTTGTTCAGCAAAGCGGTGCCGGCGGTCCATGTAGAAGGTCGTGTGGCAGACAGTGCCACATCCGAAATGAAACTGACTGAAATTGGTGAGCAAACGGCTGCTCCAAAGCGGATTAAGGTACCGAAGAAAATCCGGCGCAGAAAGACGGGTTGA
- the nusG gene encoding transcription termination/antitermination protein NusG, translating into MARWYIIHAYSGFEHKVKEAIEADAKRLGLTQLVEEIEVPTETVTEVRRGKKVQSERKFFPGYVLAKLQMTDDVYHLVKDQPKVTGFLGTTKPQAISEAEAARILNTKEEAANAPKQRITVNYEIGDQIKVLDGPFASFNGIVEELDFEKNRVKVSVSIFGRATPVELDFEQVEVAK; encoded by the coding sequence ATGGCACGCTGGTATATCATTCACGCTTATTCAGGCTTTGAGCATAAGGTCAAAGAAGCCATTGAGGCGGATGCCAAGCGTCTGGGTCTGACCCAGTTGGTTGAGGAAATTGAAGTCCCGACCGAAACCGTGACCGAAGTCCGCCGCGGCAAGAAAGTCCAGTCGGAGCGGAAATTCTTCCCCGGCTATGTGCTCGCGAAACTGCAGATGACCGATGATGTCTATCACTTGGTCAAGGATCAGCCGAAAGTCACCGGTTTCCTGGGTACCACCAAGCCGCAGGCGATTAGCGAAGCCGAGGCAGCACGCATCCTCAACACCAAAGAGGAAGCCGCCAACGCGCCGAAACAGCGGATCACCGTCAACTACGAAATTGGCGACCAGATCAAGGTGCTGGATGGTCCGTTTGCGAGCTTCAACGGTATTGTCGAAGAACTGGATTTCGAGAAAAACCGAGTCAAAGTATCCGTATCGATCTTTGGCCGCGCGACCCCTGTCGAACTTGATTTTGAACAGGTTGAAGTCGCGAAGTAG
- a CDS encoding MarR family winged helix-turn-helix transcriptional regulator, which yields MTHDYLRDAGIKTLGTRIRRLFERLNSNVTEVYRHEIGFEQRWFALGMLLHDRGPMNSRDATKMLGQSHVAMVQVVRAMEEAGYLERKADPKDARSKILHLTAAGSEKLEQVSSISQIVDQAAATLLAEAAPDFMKQLDAIDDALDRSNFAERIQTVFTEERQHS from the coding sequence ATGACGCATGACTATCTGCGGGACGCTGGAATAAAAACACTTGGTACTCGTATCAGACGCCTGTTCGAGCGCCTAAACAGCAATGTAACCGAGGTTTACCGCCACGAAATTGGTTTTGAGCAACGCTGGTTTGCGCTTGGTATGCTGCTCCATGATCGCGGCCCAATGAACAGCCGTGATGCAACAAAGATGCTCGGCCAAAGTCATGTCGCCATGGTTCAGGTGGTGCGCGCGATGGAAGAGGCCGGTTATTTGGAACGCAAGGCCGACCCAAAGGATGCGCGCAGCAAAATATTACATCTTACCGCCGCAGGCTCTGAAAAATTGGAACAGGTTTCATCTATATCGCAGATCGTTGACCAAGCCGCAGCAACATTGCTGGCTGAAGCGGCTCCTGATTTTATGAAACAGCTTGATGCCATCGATGATGCCCTGGATCGGTCAAATTTCGCAGAGCGGATTCAAACAGTTTTTACCGAGGAAAGGCAGCACTCATGA
- the secE gene encoding preprotein translocase subunit SecE: MAKVNPGEFMRQVRAENSKVVWPTWPDTVRTAIMVLIMTTILALFFLAIDSVFNGVVGWLLNLAKGG, translated from the coding sequence ATGGCGAAAGTCAATCCCGGCGAATTTATGCGGCAAGTCCGCGCCGAAAACAGCAAGGTTGTATGGCCGACATGGCCAGACACGGTCCGCACCGCGATCATGGTGTTGATTATGACCACGATTTTGGCGCTGTTTTTCCTCGCCATCGATTCGGTTTTCAACGGTGTCGTTGGTTGGCTCCTTAATCTCGCCAAGGGCGGTTAA
- the rplL gene encoding 50S ribosomal protein L7/L12: MADIAKLVEELSKLTVMEAAELSKALEEEWGVSAAAAVAVAGPAAGGGEAAAEEKDEFDVILTGDGGKKIQVIKEVRAITSLGLTDAKALVEGAPKPIKEGVAKAEAEEIKSKIEAAGGTVELK, translated from the coding sequence ATGGCTGATATTGCTAAATTGGTTGAAGAACTGTCGAAACTGACCGTTATGGAAGCGGCTGAACTGTCCAAAGCTCTTGAAGAAGAGTGGGGCGTATCTGCTGCGGCTGCTGTAGCAGTTGCTGGCCCAGCTGCTGGTGGCGGCGAAGCGGCTGCAGAAGAGAAAGACGAATTTGACGTCATTCTGACCGGCGACGGCGGCAAGAAAATCCAGGTGATTAAGGAAGTACGTGCGATCACCTCTTTGGGTCTGACCGACGCGAAAGCTCTGGTTGAGGGCGCACCGAAGCCAATCAAAGAAGGCGTTGCCAAAGCAGAAGCTGAAGAGATCAAATCCAAGATCGAAGCAGCTGGCGGTACGGTTGAACTCAAGTAA
- a CDS encoding acyloxyacyl hydrolase, translated as MKSYYILVLAAVAWFAAEQPVAAQEIFVGVAAHEVDTPLSFKTDEEGVDFQAGYRGKRIEALSAIGAPSPYIFASINSAGDTSLVAAGLSWKIGSKFYLRPGIGLAIHDGPSQRFARDGTQTQLGSRVLFEPELAIGVQLSERIDLEASWVHVSHAQIFNGNQNPGLDIIGARLVIKLP; from the coding sequence ATGAAAAGTTACTATATTTTGGTTTTGGCGGCCGTGGCTTGGTTCGCAGCAGAGCAGCCAGTGGCGGCACAAGAGATATTTGTTGGTGTTGCTGCCCATGAGGTCGACACACCCCTATCCTTCAAGACAGATGAGGAAGGCGTCGATTTTCAGGCTGGCTATCGCGGCAAACGGATAGAAGCACTATCCGCAATCGGTGCACCGTCGCCCTATATTTTTGCATCAATCAACAGCGCAGGTGATACCAGCCTGGTCGCCGCTGGACTGAGCTGGAAAATCGGAAGCAAGTTTTATCTTCGTCCTGGCATCGGTCTGGCCATTCATGATGGCCCATCACAACGTTTTGCTCGCGATGGCACACAAACCCAATTGGGGTCGCGCGTTCTGTTTGAACCGGAATTGGCCATTGGAGTGCAGCTCTCTGAACGCATAGATCTTGAAGCCAGCTGGGTTCATGTCAGCCATGCGCAGATATTTAACGGCAATCAAAATCCGGGTCTCGATATTATTGGCGCACGGTTGGTCATCAAACTGCCTTGA
- a CDS encoding fatty acid desaturase, translated as MSATLAEKDLRQKELAIARKYANRLPWEAVAWGLGNLLVWLSLWPLVFLDVMPLWLAFIIATFNVMLCYLPSHEAQHDIIGRKGTRWRWLNELVGHVSTIPLVLPYRVAKLTHIQHHLHANDADLDPDYSSSATGPWHAIWKSIQNRQPGAGGGFNKYGDVLQDIGRPDVLVDGAVYQIAHFAILIGLAWSGYAIEAALLWWLPRQIGLTYIQFFLSWAPHHPADKAGRYRDTRAFKSSWGNIGSMGMQYHIVHHLHPYIPLTDTPRAYREMRHILEQRGCRLEGI; from the coding sequence ATGAGCGCTACCCTTGCTGAAAAAGACTTGCGCCAAAAGGAACTGGCAATTGCTCGCAAATATGCCAACCGCCTGCCATGGGAAGCGGTGGCATGGGGCTTGGGCAATTTGCTGGTCTGGCTATCGCTTTGGCCGCTGGTCTTTCTGGATGTCATGCCGCTTTGGCTGGCCTTCATCATTGCGACGTTCAATGTGATGCTCTGCTACCTGCCTTCACACGAAGCGCAGCATGACATTATCGGCCGCAAAGGAACCAGATGGCGTTGGCTTAACGAACTGGTCGGACATGTTTCGACCATTCCGCTGGTGTTGCCCTATCGCGTCGCAAAGCTGACCCATATTCAGCATCATCTGCACGCCAACGATGCTGATCTGGACCCTGATTATAGCAGCAGCGCGACCGGCCCGTGGCACGCCATATGGAAATCAATTCAGAACCGCCAACCGGGTGCCGGTGGCGGCTTCAACAAATATGGTGATGTTCTGCAGGATATCGGTCGTCCTGACGTTCTGGTCGATGGCGCAGTTTATCAGATCGCCCATTTTGCGATATTGATCGGGCTTGCCTGGTCTGGCTATGCCATAGAAGCGGCTTTGCTGTGGTGGCTGCCCCGGCAAATCGGACTGACCTATATTCAGTTTTTCCTTAGCTGGGCACCGCATCATCCGGCCGACAAAGCAGGGCGTTACCGCGACACCCGTGCGTTTAAAAGCAGCTGGGGCAATATTGGTTCCATGGGAATGCAATATCATATTGTACATCATCTCCATCCGTATATTCCGCTAACCGACACGCCGCGTGCCTATCGCGAAATGCGGCATATATTAGAACAGCGCGGTTGCCGGCTGGAGGGGATCTAG
- the rplK gene encoding 50S ribosomal protein L11, whose translation MAKKIDGYINLQVPAGIANPSPPIGPALGQRGVNIMEFCKAFNAATDKMEKGAPIPTKITVYADRSFTFETKTPPASYMIKKLTKLKKGSQEPGKEVAGTIKTSQLKEIAEAKMADLNANDIDQAIKIIAGSARSMGIEVVEG comes from the coding sequence ATGGCTAAAAAAATTGATGGCTACATCAATTTGCAAGTACCTGCCGGTATTGCAAATCCATCCCCGCCAATCGGCCCAGCATTGGGTCAGCGCGGCGTTAACATCATGGAATTCTGTAAGGCGTTTAACGCGGCTACAGACAAAATGGAAAAAGGCGCACCGATCCCGACCAAGATCACGGTCTATGCGGATCGCAGCTTCACCTTTGAAACCAAGACACCGCCTGCCAGCTATATGATCAAGAAATTGACCAAGCTGAAAAAAGGTTCTCAGGAGCCTGGCAAGGAGGTCGCTGGTACGATCAAAACGTCACAGCTGAAAGAAATTGCCGAAGCGAAAATGGCTGATCTCAATGCCAATGACATTGATCAGGCGATCAAGATCATCGCCGGCAGCGCCCGCTCCATGGGCATCGAAGTGGTGGAGGGATAA
- a CDS encoding S41 family peptidase, whose amino-acid sequence MILAILLSTQPVPADCNDERQAVTEMAAAIDQKYVLADVAKRSSAIVMHQLSQGKFYQHCSNSKAFAKHMTEQLRAILNDGHVFVEYAPDSSAAGDDDWLEKWREGAPTRGFGVRRLERMKDNIAYLHLTDFFELATARNAIAAAFELVSGSDGMILDLRQNPGGSPETEWPVQWTFMAPGSAIPLHRETRQGKKPDLKEPSLQWPRYGTERPLAIIVDKSTFSAPEAVAYSLQAQGRAVVFGSPSGGGAHMLGDAVPVTGGWRIAVPETRPFSPHTGGNWEGTGVIPDFEISKQKAVDAAQKWVASKLKSKRAASKSETAP is encoded by the coding sequence ATGATATTAGCGATACTATTATCGACGCAGCCAGTACCAGCAGACTGCAACGATGAACGTCAGGCCGTTACAGAAATGGCTGCTGCTATCGACCAGAAATATGTACTTGCAGATGTCGCGAAACGATCTTCGGCCATTGTCATGCACCAATTGAGCCAGGGAAAATTCTACCAGCATTGCAGCAACAGCAAGGCCTTCGCCAAGCACATGACGGAGCAATTGCGCGCCATCTTAAACGATGGCCATGTCTTCGTCGAATATGCGCCCGATTCCTCAGCCGCAGGAGATGATGACTGGTTAGAAAAATGGCGAGAAGGCGCACCGACCAGAGGCTTTGGTGTAAGGCGCCTGGAGCGGATGAAAGACAATATTGCCTATCTTCATCTCACTGACTTTTTTGAGCTTGCAACTGCGAGGAACGCAATTGCGGCTGCGTTCGAACTGGTGAGCGGCAGTGATGGCATGATCCTAGATTTGCGCCAGAATCCAGGCGGATCACCGGAAACCGAATGGCCGGTTCAATGGACCTTCATGGCCCCGGGATCAGCAATCCCGCTCCACCGCGAAACACGGCAGGGCAAAAAGCCTGATCTCAAGGAACCGTCCCTGCAATGGCCTCGATATGGGACCGAGAGGCCGCTTGCCATCATCGTTGACAAAAGTACATTTTCTGCTCCGGAGGCGGTTGCTTATTCGCTGCAGGCGCAAGGGCGCGCGGTTGTTTTTGGTTCTCCAAGTGGAGGGGGTGCACATATGTTGGGGGATGCGGTTCCCGTAACCGGTGGTTGGCGCATAGCTGTCCCAGAAACGCGGCCCTTTAGCCCGCATACCGGCGGCAACTGGGAAGGAACTGGAGTCATTCCTGATTTTGAAATCTCAAAACAAAAAGCCGTCGACGCTGCTCAAAAATGGGTTGCTAGCAAGCTGAAATCAAAAAGGGCGGCTTCCAAGTCGGAAACCGCCCCTTGA
- a CDS encoding SDR family oxidoreductase, translated as MRTVIVTGASSGIGEATARKLVQSGYNVMLAARRTDRLQAIVEELGEQAAFHATDVSSREDQEALTAATTERFGQVDALVSNAGIMPVSLMEKGDVENWDRMIDVNLRGVLYGINAVLPQMVERNDGHIIIISSIAALETFPSSAVYSATKSGVRSMSDTLRKEMTAHGVRVTTIFPGGVKTELGTSIKDQSVLEMMGGVFNFEFLEPENLADSVAYVLDQPPSVCVGELMIRPTGQA; from the coding sequence ATGAGAACAGTTATTGTTACAGGCGCTTCGAGCGGCATCGGCGAAGCCACTGCCCGCAAATTGGTGCAGTCCGGATATAATGTCATGCTCGCCGCTCGGCGGACAGATCGGTTGCAAGCCATTGTCGAGGAACTAGGAGAGCAAGCCGCCTTCCACGCCACAGATGTCAGCAGCAGGGAAGATCAGGAAGCACTGACCGCCGCGACGACAGAACGCTTCGGTCAGGTGGACGCGCTGGTCAGCAATGCCGGGATCATGCCAGTGTCGCTTATGGAAAAAGGCGATGTAGAGAACTGGGACCGGATGATCGACGTCAATCTCCGTGGTGTTCTATATGGCATCAACGCCGTACTTCCGCAGATGGTCGAGCGCAACGACGGGCATATCATCATCATTTCTTCGATCGCCGCGCTGGAAACCTTCCCTTCCAGCGCTGTCTATTCCGCCACCAAATCGGGCGTGCGGTCAATGAGCGATACATTGCGCAAGGAAATGACCGCCCATGGCGTGCGCGTCACGACCATCTTCCCCGGCGGCGTGAAGACAGAGCTAGGCACTAGCATCAAGGATCAATCGGTCCTCGAGATGATGGGCGGCGTGTTCAATTTCGAATTTCTCGAACCGGAAAACCTGGCCGATAGTGTTGCTTATGTGTTGGACCAACCGCCGTCTGTTTGTGTCGGCGAGTTAATGATCCGCCCGACCGGTCAGGCTTGA
- a CDS encoding outer membrane protein, with protein MNYNKMLRNSVALTGLAGCFLFSFQAHAQSENDREEGFYLSASAAAEFLNDSDFVGIQNPAAGVPGVAGAPADVNVEYDTGFALRGAVGYQFKNGLISFLKPRVEVEVSYAEADVDGGAFNGGNQTFGGSINRFTATAALYNDIVWSPNQKVIPYLGSGIGIGVVDADINYFPNNGVATAPTFEVDGNPTGLVTFNAIGATVKASKRFDIFAEGRYTKVYRRDFTRRFVADGSNGFNANLRDDTESFGVGLGVRAKF; from the coding sequence ATGAATTATAACAAGATGCTTCGCAACTCTGTCGCTCTTACCGGTTTGGCTGGCTGTTTCCTTTTTTCGTTTCAGGCCCACGCCCAATCTGAGAATGACAGAGAAGAAGGATTTTATCTGTCTGCATCTGCCGCAGCAGAATTTTTGAATGACAGCGATTTTGTCGGTATCCAAAACCCTGCTGCCGGAGTACCAGGTGTTGCCGGCGCTCCTGCTGATGTGAACGTGGAGTATGACACTGGTTTCGCCTTAAGAGGTGCAGTTGGCTATCAATTCAAAAACGGCCTCATCTCTTTTCTGAAGCCCCGCGTGGAAGTGGAAGTCAGCTACGCGGAAGCAGATGTGGATGGCGGCGCATTTAACGGCGGCAATCAGACATTTGGTGGCAGCATAAACCGTTTCACAGCAACGGCTGCGCTCTACAATGACATTGTCTGGTCACCCAACCAAAAGGTCATCCCCTATTTAGGTAGCGGCATTGGCATTGGCGTAGTGGATGCGGATATCAATTATTTCCCGAATAATGGCGTCGCGACCGCCCCGACTTTTGAAGTGGACGGAAACCCCACCGGCCTGGTGACGTTCAACGCAATCGGCGCAACCGTAAAGGCCAGCAAACGCTTCGATATCTTCGCGGAAGGGCGCTATACCAAAGTCTATCGCCGTGACTTTACGCGCCGCTTTGTGGCCGACGGCAGCAATGGCTTCAATGCCAATCTGCGTGATGACACAGAATCTTTCGGTGTCGGTCTTGGTGTTCGCGCCAAATTCTAA